A stretch of Henckelia pumila isolate YLH828 chromosome 4, ASM3356847v2, whole genome shotgun sequence DNA encodes these proteins:
- the LOC140860213 gene encoding solute carrier family 40 member 3, chloroplastic: MGVFINAHGQPSAVISHVRAQSTSSYHRRVRPGGVSYARRWLNPHYAPSRLNTFSVRCSLVDTDVCHSVEINEVHEDTMSLESNCLIPVVHLESDTLETEGLNLLVGDSYVDTILTTLPVLSEEEQNAIAATPAHPAGLYALYACCLAGNSVEQLWNFAWPAAIASIHPSLRPVAVMGFFAKFAVIVGGPLVGKLMDRCPRLPAYNCLTIIQGAAQLLSVGIIIHAHTVHSTVSSILVKPWFSVLVIALAVERLCGLALGVAMERDWVVLLAGTNRPIALAQANAILSRIDLVCEVTGASLFGIFLSKYEPVTCLMLAANLMIWSLPVVVILGWITNKVSAGVLDRAKCPQSGGSCSPPLSILDPKNILASSVESIRHGWLEYLQQPVLPASLAYVLLYFNVLAPGGLMTAFLTQHGLRPSIIGGFNVLSAFIGVAATFVSVKMVKRLGILEAGAAGLIFQASLLMMAVAVYWTGSVSQKIPFLFFLCLIVLSRLGYMSYDVVGTQILQTGIPASKANLIGTTEASVASLAEAVMLGIVIIVNDVSHFGFLAVLSLLSVVGAACLYCRWLKNRTDTQRSLFSFEPSFS, from the exons ATGGGTGTGTTTATCAACGCTCATGGCCAGCCTTCCGCCGTTATCTCCCATGTCCGAGCTCAGTCTACGTCGTCGTATCACCGTAGAGTACGCCCTGGTGGAGTATCTTATGCTCGACGATGGTTGAATCCGCATTACGCGCCTTCCAG GCTTAACACTTTTAGCGTACGGTGTTCATTGGTTGATACTGACGTTTGTCATTCCGTTGAGATCAATGAAGTTCACGAGGATACTATGTCTCTTGAGTCAAACTGTTTAATTCCAGTTGTTCATCTCGAATCTGATACTCTGGAGACTGAAGGGCTTAATTTACTGGTTGGTGACTCTTATGTGGATACTATTTTGACGACACTGCCT GTTTTGTCAGAGGAGGAGCAGAATGCAATTGCTGCCACTCCTGCTCATCCAGCCGGACTCTATG CTTTATACGCTTGCTGCTTGGCTGGGAATTCAGTTGAGCAGCTCTGGAATTTTGCTTGGCCTGCTGCCATTGCATCAATTCATCCTAGTCTTCGTCCTGTGGCCGTCATGGGCTTTTTTGCTAAG TTTGCAGTCATTGTTGGAGGTCCTTTAGTGGGGAAACTTATGGACCGCTGTCCTAGACTACCTGCATATAATTGTTTGACTATTATCCAG GGAGCTGCTCAGTTGTTATCTGTAGGAATCATAATCCATGCCCATACTGTCCACTCTACTGTGTCTTCTATTCTTGTCAAACCTTGGTTTTCTGTGCTTGTAATAGCTCTGGCTGTTGAAAGGCTCTGTGGATTGGCTCTGGGAGTCGCTATGGAGCGTGATTGGGTTGTTTTG TTGGCAGGGACAAACAGACCTattgctcttgcccaagcaaaTGCAATTCTCAGCCGTATTGACCTCGTGTGCGAG GTTACAGGAGCGTCATTATTTGGCATTTTTTTATCCAAATATGAACCAGTGACATGCTTAATGCTGGctgctaatttgatgatatggTCATTGCCTGTCGTG GTTATTCTCGGGTGGATAACTAATAAGGTTTCTGCTGGAGTCCTGGACCGTGCCAAATGTCCACAAAGTGGTGGCAGTTGTTCCCCTCCATTATCTATCTTAGATCCCAAAAATATAT TGGCTAGCAGTGTAGAATCTATTAGGCATGGGTGGCTTGAATACCTTCAACAACCTGTTCTCCCAGCAAGCCTTGCTTATGTGTTGCTCTACTTCAATGTACTTGCTCCCGGTGGTCTGATGACGGCTTTCTTAACACAACATG GTCTAAGACCTTCGATTATTGGGGGGTTCAATGTGTTATCTGCTTTTATTGGTGTTGCTGCAACATTTGTATCTGTAAAGATGGTCAAGCGACTTGGCATTCTCGAG GCCGGAGCAGCCGGCCTCATCTTTCAGGCTTCACTTCTCATGATGGCTGTTGCTGTGTACTGGACTGGTTCTGTTTCTCAGAAAATTCCATTTCTATTCTTCTTGTGTTTAATT GTATTGTCTAGATTGGGGTACATGTCATATGATGTTGTAGGGACACAGATTTTACAAACTGGGATCCCTGCATCGAAAGCGAATCTTATTGGGACTACAGAAGCTTCGGTTGCTAGTTTGGCTGAGGCGGTAATGCTAGGGATTGTGATAATTGTAAACGATGTTTCGCATTTTGGATTTCTGGCCGTGCTGTCACTTCTATCAGTGGTTGGGGCAGCTTGTTTATACTGTAGATGGCTGAAGAATCGAACTGATACACAAAGGAGTCTCTTTTCTTTTGAACCATCCTTTTCATGA